The Oncorhynchus mykiss isolate Arlee chromosome 10, USDA_OmykA_1.1, whole genome shotgun sequence nucleotide sequence CTATAAACGATTATTGATTGGACATCAAGTAATCTATTCTATCATGTCACGTCACAATAACATTCTGATCGTTAACAGTGATCAGATGTTGTCAAAGGTGTGTGCAACACTTAAtgtttattttttctttaacaTCACTACATCTTCTATTATACACACATAATGATATCTGATGATTTGCTGTCTTCCAGGAGTCGTTTCAACCTCAGCTACAACTACTACTTCTACTCCAGATCCTCCAATATCAACACCATATACGGTCATGAAAGCAACTTCAGCCCCCTCAAACAGGTCAACTACAAACATGGTTGTCAATGCAACATCGGATCCTGTGAACATGTCAACAACACACATAGTTCCCAATGGAACATCAGCGCCCATAAATGTGTTAACATCAGCCCAAAGTGCTGTCAATGTCACATCAGGACCTGTAACACAAAGCAATACAACTTCAACACTATCAACTACAACCCCATTGTTGTCAACTACCCCGATAGTCAACACAACAGCTCCTTCAACTACACCCATAGTCAACACAACAGCAACTCCAAATACCCCAGTAGTCAACACAACAGCTCCTCCAACTACCCCAGTAGTCAGTGCAACAACATCTCCAACTACCAATTTGACCGAAGTACTAACTACCCCATTACCAACTACGCCGGTAGCAACTACCCCAGTACCAACTATCCAAGTGCCAACTACAACGGCATCCCATGCAACAGAGGCGCCACTGACCAGCCCACAACTGTCACTGCAGTTCAGCCTGATATCTATCTTCACTATCTCTCTGAGCAACAGCAGGTCACCAGAGTTCCTGGCTTTGGCAAATCATGTGACTACACAGGTAACTTTCATTTAATTTAATACAGTGTCGTTAGTTGTTTGAAAGACGCATGATAAAATCAGAATCATGATCATCtccatcataattcatcatatgGCATCTTGATTACCAGCCTTACATTGTTGAATTGTTATTATAATATAACTTAAAATTCTGTATACACTTTTTTTCAGCTGGATAATTTGTTCAAGGCTCAATTTGGAGCCAGATTCTTTCGAACTGTTGTCAATAGTTTCAGGTGGGTACATAATTATCATCTGAATGACTTTGAAACAGTGTGGATGATGGAGAAAAATAACATTTCAATAagtattgttattttgtttgcCTTGGGAGTGGATTGTTACTGAAGTAATGCTTGTAAAAGTTCTTAAAATTTTTCTCATATTATTTTCAGGTCAGGGTCAATTGTGGTGGATTCTACGTTGATATTCAACAACATCAGCTCAGCGCCTAACGATAGCCTGGTAGCACAAACGTTACAAACTGCCATTACTTCCAACACGTCTGGCCTGACCTTACCTATCAATTCATCCTCCATTGTGGTCACACGTAAGACAATTCATCAACACATCGCTTTACCTATTCTCACACACTCAAAACACTAGATGGCGCCGAAAGATAGGGCTGCTTCGCTTCTCGTTCTTAGGAGACTTTGCAGTGTTTagtttttttctgtattttttctcACATTGTTAGCCCAGAGAATGTACGTGTTATTTATTACAGCTGGGAAGCACTATTAGATATCAGAGcgacggtaactcaccagcactacCAGCATACGACCAGCAATACGACTTTCCCCAAGCAGATCCTTTGTTTGCACCACcgagggcaattgaactgattccagaggctgacccaaaacaacgccggCAAAAAAGGGGTACTTGGAGAGTTCTTCTAGTCCAACTTAGAAGGCGCGCACATGACACACCTCTCCAGAGTATATTAtttgctaatgttcagtccctgatGAATAACGTTGACGAGATTATGGCAAGGGTTTCTTTCcaaagagacatcagggattgcaacatactctgtttcacggaaacatggctctctcgggatatattGTCGCAGTTGGTCCAGCAATCTGCATTATCAGTTCATTGCACCGACAGTAATAAACATCTCGCCGGGAAGAAGAAGGACGGGGATGTATGTTTGATGATTAACGACAAATTATgtaattgtgataacatacaggaactcaagtccttttgttcactcAACctaacctagaatacctcacaatcaaatgtatattccccctcaagctgataacacgatggccctcaaggaaattcactggactttatgcaaactggaaaccatatatcctgaagcTGCATTTATTTTAGCTGGAGATTTGTAcgaagcaaatttgagaaaaaggctgcctaaattctatcagcaatTTGACTGTAGTACTCATGCTGCTAAAACACTAGACCACTGTTGCTCCAACTTCTGGGATGCATACCAGTcgctcccccgccctcctttcggcaaaccTGACCACAACTCAATTTTTCTGCTCCCTTCCTATTGTCAGAAACTCAAACTGTTAGTACCCGTGCtgaggactattcaacgctggtctgaccaattgcaatccatgcttcaagactgATTTGATCACgtggatatgttccgggtagcttcCGAGAATAATATGGACGAATTCACTGAAACAAtaactgagtttatcaggaagtgtataggaattttgtacccactgtgactattaaaaccaacCCTAACCAGagaccgtggatagatggcagcattcgtgcaaaacagAAAacacgaaccaccgcatttaaacatggaaggtgactgggaatatggaagAATACAAACAGAGTAGTCATTCCCTCCGACAAgccaatcaaacaggcaaaacgtcagtatagagacaaagcggattcacaattcaacggctcaatacgtatgtggcagggtctacagacaatcatggactacaaaaggaaaaccagaggaaacaaaaggaaaaccagccatgttgCGGACACCGACATATTGCTTATTGGTTACTAACACAATGCAATAAatggtccctagtggactaaaccgatatgacggcttggtagaccATGGACAGGGGTGGGGACAGATAAAGAGTGGGAAAGACATAATGGGACCCACTACACACAGTTGATAACTAGGCTCATTGACATGATTATACTTTCACATGAACATCCGCTCATTTGAAAATAATTGCAATATATATATTCACGCCATATGTCTTGTTGTCTCTTTGACTAAATCTTCGGTCTCTCTGCTGGACAGTTGGTCGACAGAAATTCTCTGGCTGTGTCCACCAGAGATCAAAGTCTTTCATAGATGTAGCTCTGTTACAATGGATACGTCAGATGTACCAATGGTCGTTCTATAGGGAAATGTTCTCCAGAATATATCTTTCAGAGTACAATTCGGTCGTTTGATTGTGAAATGTTCTCCATTCGTCTTTGGTCGAGTTTCCTAGACTATTTCACATATACAGCTGCAGACTGTGAATGTGTGCATCTTTAGTTTTGTAGATTTCCTAACCATTCGCAACGTCCGGTTCAACACTGTCCGTCTGCTTGTTCTGTAGAGTAGTTGCCATTTCAACGTGGGGACTCCCGTCCCTGCGTTTTCTTGACTAATTGTACATTTTCTCATGAGTGGGTTTTATGCACTCGGGG carries:
- the LOC110533164 gene encoding mucin-5AC-like, whose product is MKATSAPSNRSTTNMVVNATSDPVNMSTTHIVPNGTSAPINVLTSAQSAVNVTSGPVTQSNTTSTLSTTTPLLSTTPIVNTTAPSTTPIVNTTATPNTPVVNTTAPPTTPVVSATTSPTTNLTEVLTTPLPTTPVATTPVPTIQVPTTTASHATEAPLTSPQLSLQFSLISIFTISLSNSRSPEFLALANHVTTQLDNLFKAQFGARFFRTVVNSFRSGSIVVDSTLIFNNISSAPNDSLVAQTLQTAITSNTSGLTLPINSSSIVVTRATTMTNATTSAATTAAPTVDVTTTSPAVAKTTTTAVPAATTTTAVPVATTTTAVPAATTTTTGPAAATITAFAPTDPPSSSEGTLILRFSLNEIFTSDLANPSSSAFKALAGKVVSEVNKIFSRTPSFLRSIVNSFKSGSVVTNMTLVFSNKSSVPSACSSQATFTISSTSLNILPGSVNVESSVNSGSAPRPTAFCLAFLPLTLALLMVQLLAN